One part of the Chryseobacterium sp. 7 genome encodes these proteins:
- a CDS encoding SDR family oxidoreductase → MNIVLTGSIGNIGKPLTKELVEKGHSVTVISSNEKRREAIEALGAKAAIGSMFDPGFLTETFTGADIVYLMETMEAAGDLFDKNIDFIGKISEIGHHYKTAVERSGVKKIIHLSSIGAHTDKGTGIIVFHHYVEQILEQLPDDVAIKFIRPVGIYFNMFSFISTIKNKGAIISNWGGDRKESWVSPLDIAAVVAEETEKSFEGRTVRYVASDEVSPNEIAKALGDAIGKPDLQWKVISDEELLKNWLEIGFNEQVAKGFVETQASQGSGILYEDYNQHQPILGKVKLEDFAKEFAAVYKNDEE, encoded by the coding sequence ATGAATATTGTTTTAACAGGTTCCATCGGGAACATTGGAAAGCCGCTTACCAAAGAACTGGTAGAAAAAGGACACTCGGTAACGGTGATCAGCAGTAATGAAAAGAGAAGGGAAGCTATTGAAGCTTTAGGCGCAAAAGCCGCTATAGGCAGTATGTTTGATCCAGGTTTTCTCACCGAAACATTTACCGGAGCAGATATTGTCTATCTTATGGAAACCATGGAAGCGGCAGGTGATTTATTTGATAAAAACATTGATTTTATCGGAAAGATCAGTGAAATTGGTCATCATTACAAAACTGCTGTAGAGCGTTCAGGAGTGAAAAAAATTATCCATCTCAGCAGTATTGGAGCTCATACAGATAAAGGAACGGGGATTATTGTATTTCATCATTATGTAGAGCAGATCCTAGAGCAGCTTCCGGATGATGTTGCCATTAAATTTATTCGTCCGGTAGGTATTTATTTCAATATGTTTTCATTCATCAGCACGATCAAAAACAAAGGGGCTATTATTTCCAACTGGGGAGGAGATCGGAAAGAGTCCTGGGTTTCTCCGCTGGATATTGCAGCCGTTGTAGCAGAGGAAACTGAAAAGTCATTTGAAGGAAGAACGGTACGGTACGTAGCCAGTGATGAAGTTTCTCCTAATGAAATTGCAAAAGCTTTGGGTGATGCCATCGGAAAACCAGATCTTCAGTGGAAAGTGATTTCAGATGAAGAATTATTGAAAAACTGGCTGGAAATTGGATTTAATGAGCAGGTAGCTAAAGGTTTTGTAGAAACTCAGGCAAGTCAGGGAAGCGGAATTTTATATGAAGATTATAATCAGCATCAACCCATTTTAGGAAAGGTAAAACTGGAAGATTTTGCAAAGGAATTTGCTGCTGTTTATAAAAATGATGAAGAGTAA
- a CDS encoding efflux RND transporter periplasmic adaptor subunit produces the protein MVKKSLMYINLCLIFLFAGCQSEKKEKTEAASFNVTSPLIKDTLVNKDYVAQIRSINHIELRAQEKGYIQSIYVDEGQFVQKGQLMFKIMPNLYESDVNRAKAETKYAEIEYQNTKNLSDKNIVAPQEMAMAKARYEKAQAELSSMNTHLRFTEIRAPFTGIVGKLHVRKGSLVDEGELVTELSDNSKMWVYFNVPEAEYLNQMDAKKDNSPMHVRLRMANGKEFTQDGIVQTIESDFDNETGNIAYRATFPNPKGLLRYGETGNIVITSPYANAMMIPQKATFEELEKKYAYVIGKDGEVHAREIKVAAELPHIYVVSSGLGKDERILLEGLRMVQENQKISSKYQNPEKVMSNLDLYAE, from the coding sequence ATGGTCAAGAAAAGTCTCATGTATATCAACTTGTGCCTTATTTTCTTGTTTGCAGGCTGTCAATCTGAAAAAAAAGAAAAAACAGAAGCAGCGTCATTCAACGTTACAAGCCCGCTTATAAAAGATACTTTGGTTAACAAAGATTATGTTGCGCAAATCCGTTCTATTAATCATATTGAGCTTCGTGCACAGGAAAAAGGATACATCCAGTCTATTTATGTAGATGAAGGGCAGTTTGTACAGAAAGGACAGCTGATGTTTAAAATCATGCCTAATCTTTATGAATCTGATGTAAACCGCGCCAAAGCGGAAACCAAATATGCAGAAATCGAATATCAGAATACCAAAAACCTTTCCGATAAAAACATCGTTGCTCCTCAGGAAATGGCTATGGCTAAGGCAAGATATGAAAAAGCTCAGGCCGAGCTTTCTTCAATGAATACCCATTTGAGATTCACAGAAATTCGAGCTCCCTTTACTGGTATTGTAGGAAAATTACATGTAAGAAAAGGAAGCCTTGTAGATGAAGGCGAGCTGGTAACTGAACTTTCAGATAACAGTAAAATGTGGGTATACTTCAATGTACCGGAAGCTGAATATCTTAATCAGATGGATGCTAAAAAAGATAACAGTCCAATGCATGTACGCCTGAGAATGGCCAACGGCAAAGAGTTCACCCAGGACGGTATTGTACAAACCATTGAATCTGATTTTGATAATGAAACAGGAAACATCGCTTACAGGGCTACTTTCCCGAATCCAAAAGGACTTTTGAGATACGGTGAAACCGGAAATATCGTCATCACATCACCTTATGCCAATGCCATGATGATTCCACAGAAAGCTACTTTTGAAGAGCTGGAAAAGAAGTATGCCTATGTGATCGGTAAAGATGGTGAAGTACATGCAAGAGAAATAAAGGTTGCTGCTGAACTACCACACATTTATGTAGTTTCTTCAGGGCTTGGAAAGGATGAAAGAATCCTTCTGGAAGGTCTTAGAATGGTTCAGGAAAACCAAAAGATCAGCTCAAAGTATCAAAACCCTGAAAAAGTAATGTCTAATCTGGATCTGTACGCCGAGTAA
- a CDS encoding efflux RND transporter permease subunit produces the protein MFKKVIHRPVFAIVISVVILFMGGIAMKQLPTEQFPKIAPTTVAVSIAYPGASADVLVKSSLITIENAINGVQGMRYITTDATSAGEATVNVVFDPGTDPNEAVVLVKTRVDQVMPLLPELVQKEGVVVNPIQPSMLMYVNLYSTNKSMDEKFLYNYSMVNIIPEINRIHGIAKSQILGSRRYAMRIWLNPDRMRAYSISVDEVMKAIGEQSIIGRPGRIGQSSGIAAQSLEYVLTYKGQYNKPEEYENIIVRSNAEGENVKLKDIAKVELGSEFFDIYSNLDGHPSASIVLKQNYGSNANDVIRDVKAKLVEMKGNFPPGVDYKISYDVSQFLDASIEQVMHTLRDAFILVAIVVFIFLGDWRSTLIPIIAVPVSLIGTFFVIQFFGLTINLVTLFALVLAIGIVVDNAIVVIEAVHAKMEDSNITPYKAVKEVMGEIAGAIIAITAVMVAVFIPISFMTGPVGTFYRQFSITMASSIVISAVVALTLTPVLAAMLLKNHHGKPKKINIFTKALDSFNSGFDKITGKYASFLRKIVSRKVVTWGILIVFCAGIVMINKVLPGGFIPNEDQGTIYAIIQTPPGSTLEQTNKVSRTLQKICMEVDGVESVSSLAGYEIMTEGRGSNAGTCLINLKSWNDRDHSVKEIMEELEEKSKDLGATIEFFEPPAVPGFGSSGGFSMRLLDLNRTTDYQEFDKANKDFIAQLKKRKELSGVFTFFAANYPQYELVFDNNAAMQKGVSIGKAMDNLNILIGSTYEQGFIRFGQFFKVYVQSSPEFRRLPTDIMNLYVKNDRDEMVPYSAFMTMKKTQGPNEITRYNMYNSAAIRGLPASGYTTADAIQAINETAAKTLPHGYKVAWEGLSYDEAQRGNEAIYVFLVVLVFVYLVLAAQYESFLIPFAVLCSLPVGVFGSFLLLKAMGLENDIYAQVGLIMIIGLLGKNAVLIVEFAVKRRQAGDSILDAAVEGSKARFRPILMTSFAFIAGLVPLVFARGAGAIGNHTIGASSLGGMLIGTLFGVIVIPGLYYIFAKWSDGKKMIKDEDESPLSEDMIHYE, from the coding sequence ATGTTTAAAAAAGTAATACACCGACCGGTTTTCGCCATTGTGATATCGGTTGTCATCCTGTTTATGGGAGGTATCGCCATGAAGCAGCTTCCGACGGAACAGTTTCCAAAAATTGCCCCTACCACAGTAGCTGTTTCCATTGCCTATCCGGGTGCTAGTGCAGACGTTTTGGTAAAATCTTCTTTGATTACGATTGAAAATGCCATCAATGGAGTTCAGGGAATGCGTTACATCACTACTGATGCTACCAGTGCGGGAGAAGCCACAGTAAATGTTGTCTTTGATCCAGGAACCGATCCCAACGAAGCGGTGGTTCTGGTAAAAACCAGAGTAGATCAGGTAATGCCTTTATTACCGGAGCTTGTACAGAAAGAAGGAGTGGTTGTAAACCCGATTCAACCGAGTATGCTGATGTATGTAAATCTCTACAGTACCAATAAAAGTATGGATGAGAAATTCCTGTACAACTATTCTATGGTGAATATCATCCCGGAAATAAACCGTATTCACGGGATTGCAAAGTCTCAGATTCTGGGAAGCCGTAGATATGCAATGCGTATATGGCTGAACCCTGACCGTATGCGTGCTTATTCTATTTCTGTAGATGAGGTGATGAAAGCTATTGGTGAACAAAGCATCATCGGACGTCCGGGAAGAATCGGGCAAAGTTCCGGTATTGCAGCACAGTCGCTGGAATATGTATTGACTTATAAAGGACAGTACAACAAACCGGAAGAATATGAAAATATTATTGTACGTTCCAATGCAGAAGGAGAAAATGTAAAGCTAAAAGATATAGCCAAAGTAGAGCTCGGGAGTGAATTCTTTGATATTTATTCCAATCTTGATGGGCACCCTTCCGCTTCTATCGTTTTAAAACAAAATTATGGAAGTAATGCCAATGACGTAATCAGAGATGTGAAAGCGAAACTGGTAGAAATGAAAGGAAACTTTCCACCGGGTGTTGATTACAAAATCAGTTATGACGTTTCACAATTTCTTGATGCTTCTATTGAACAGGTAATGCATACGCTAAGAGATGCATTTATCCTTGTGGCTATTGTAGTTTTCATTTTCCTTGGTGACTGGCGTTCTACGTTAATACCTATTATTGCCGTACCTGTTTCTTTGATTGGAACTTTCTTTGTAATTCAGTTCTTCGGATTAACCATTAACCTTGTTACCCTTTTCGCATTGGTATTAGCAATTGGTATTGTGGTTGACAACGCGATTGTAGTAATAGAAGCTGTTCACGCCAAAATGGAAGACAGTAATATTACACCTTACAAAGCGGTAAAAGAAGTAATGGGTGAAATTGCAGGGGCTATTATTGCTATTACAGCCGTTATGGTAGCTGTTTTCATTCCTATTTCATTTATGACAGGCCCGGTGGGAACTTTCTACCGTCAGTTTTCCATTACGATGGCTAGTTCTATTGTGATTTCAGCGGTAGTAGCGCTTACTTTAACTCCGGTTTTAGCTGCAATGCTATTGAAAAATCATCATGGTAAGCCTAAGAAAATCAATATTTTCACAAAAGCTTTAGACTCATTCAATAGCGGGTTTGATAAAATAACAGGAAAATACGCCTCATTCCTTAGAAAAATTGTAAGCCGAAAGGTCGTAACATGGGGAATTCTGATTGTTTTCTGTGCCGGAATTGTGATGATTAATAAAGTGCTTCCAGGCGGATTTATCCCTAATGAAGACCAGGGAACCATTTATGCTATTATCCAGACTCCTCCGGGTTCTACACTGGAGCAAACCAATAAGGTTTCCCGAACATTGCAGAAAATATGTATGGAAGTAGACGGTGTGGAATCTGTATCATCCCTGGCAGGGTATGAAATCATGACAGAGGGACGAGGCTCAAATGCAGGAACCTGTTTAATTAACCTTAAAAGCTGGAACGACCGTGATCATTCTGTAAAGGAAATCATGGAAGAACTGGAAGAAAAATCAAAAGACCTTGGAGCTACCATTGAATTCTTTGAGCCACCGGCAGTACCAGGATTCGGGTCTTCAGGAGGTTTCTCCATGAGACTTCTGGACCTGAACAGAACGACTGATTATCAAGAGTTTGATAAAGCCAATAAAGATTTCATTGCACAGCTTAAAAAACGAAAGGAACTTTCAGGAGTGTTCACCTTCTTTGCGGCCAATTATCCTCAGTATGAACTGGTATTTGATAATAATGCAGCAATGCAGAAAGGTGTCTCTATCGGAAAAGCGATGGATAACCTCAACATTCTGATCGGTAGTACCTATGAACAGGGCTTTATCCGTTTCGGACAGTTCTTTAAAGTCTACGTACAGTCGTCTCCTGAATTCAGAAGACTTCCTACGGATATTATGAATCTGTATGTGAAAAACGACCGTGATGAAATGGTTCCTTATTCAGCATTTATGACGATGAAAAAGACACAGGGACCTAACGAAATCACCCGTTACAACATGTACAATTCAGCGGCAATACGTGGACTTCCGGCTTCAGGATATACAACGGCTGATGCTATTCAGGCCATCAATGAAACCGCTGCCAAAACACTTCCTCACGGATACAAAGTAGCTTGGGAAGGATTGTCTTACGATGAGGCACAGCGTGGTAATGAAGCCATTTATGTCTTCCTTGTTGTTCTGGTATTCGTTTATCTGGTTCTTGCAGCTCAGTATGAAAGTTTCCTGATTCCGTTTGCAGTACTCTGCTCTTTACCTGTGGGAGTTTTCGGGTCTTTCTTATTATTAAAAGCCATGGGACTTGAAAATGATATCTATGCACAGGTAGGATTGATCATGATTATCGGATTACTGGGTAAAAATGCGGTACTTATTGTGGAATTTGCCGTGAAAAGACGTCAGGCTGGAGATTCTATCCTTGATGCTGCTGTAGAAGGCTCCAAGGCCCGTTTCAGACCAATTTTAATGACCTCTTTTGCCTTTATTGCGGGATTGGTTCCGCTTGTTTTTGCAAGAGGTGCCGGAGCCATCGGAAACCACACCATTGGAGCATCTTCACTGGGAGGAATGCTGATAGGAACGCTATTCGGAGTGATTGTAATTCCGGGGCTCTACTACATATTTGCCAAATGGTCTGATGGCAAAAAAATGATTAAAGACGAAGATGAATCTCCATTAAGCGAAGACATGATCCATTATGAATAA
- a CDS encoding TolC family protein, translating into MNKRKIYQYAGLAVFLLSLTACKPIEIEQRAENKTVPEKYGSAENDTINTGKMKWNEYFSDPHLQELISQALQNNQELNIVLQEIEMSKNEIKAKKGEYLPSVGLKAGAGVDKVSRYTNIGAMEANTEIEPGREMPEPLFDFGVGAQAHWETDIWGKLHNATKAQIQRYLASIEGKNFMTTHLISEIADSYYELLAMDKELVILNQNIKIQNDALDIIKELKKNARSNELAVQRFEAQVLKTQGMQYDIQQKIVETENKINYLVGRFPQSVERSQNSFDSVVPQAVYGGIPSELLENRPDIKQAEYELAAAKLDIKVAKARFYPSLDLSAGVGLQAFNPLYIIKPQSFLFSLAGELTAPLINRRAIKAAYNNANAKQIQAVYHYEQTVLGAYIEVANQLSKIHNLESSVNIKTKEVNALTKSIDISNDLFKYARADYMEVLLTQRDALESRFELVEKKVNQLKASVAVYRALGGGWDQKPLDVPDITKQ; encoded by the coding sequence ATGAATAAAAGAAAAATATATCAATATGCAGGTCTGGCAGTCTTCTTACTAAGTCTTACTGCCTGTAAACCTATCGAAATAGAACAGCGTGCTGAAAATAAAACCGTCCCTGAAAAATACGGCTCAGCAGAAAATGACACCATCAATACAGGAAAAATGAAGTGGAATGAGTATTTTAGTGATCCTCATCTTCAGGAGCTGATCAGTCAGGCTCTTCAAAATAATCAGGAACTGAATATTGTCCTTCAGGAAATTGAAATGTCTAAAAATGAAATAAAAGCCAAGAAAGGTGAATATCTTCCGTCTGTAGGTTTAAAAGCCGGAGCCGGAGTAGACAAAGTAAGCCGATACACCAATATCGGAGCGATGGAAGCCAATACTGAAATAGAGCCCGGCAGAGAAATGCCGGAACCTTTATTTGACTTTGGTGTCGGTGCCCAGGCACATTGGGAAACAGATATCTGGGGAAAACTCCATAATGCTACAAAAGCACAAATACAAAGGTATCTTGCAAGCATTGAAGGAAAGAACTTCATGACGACTCATCTTATTTCTGAGATTGCAGATTCTTATTATGAACTGCTAGCAATGGATAAGGAACTGGTTATATTGAATCAGAATATCAAAATTCAGAATGATGCACTGGATATTATCAAAGAGTTAAAAAAGAATGCCCGTTCCAATGAACTGGCTGTACAGAGATTTGAAGCCCAGGTTCTGAAAACTCAGGGAATGCAGTATGACATCCAACAGAAGATTGTTGAAACTGAAAATAAGATCAATTATCTGGTGGGAAGATTTCCTCAATCTGTGGAAAGAAGTCAGAACTCTTTTGATTCTGTTGTTCCGCAAGCAGTGTATGGAGGGATTCCTTCTGAACTACTGGAAAACCGCCCGGATATCAAACAGGCTGAATATGAACTGGCGGCTGCCAAGCTTGACATCAAAGTAGCCAAAGCAAGGTTCTACCCTTCTCTTGATCTTTCTGCCGGAGTGGGATTACAGGCTTTTAATCCGTTGTATATCATCAAACCTCAGTCGTTTCTGTTTTCTCTTGCGGGAGAACTTACAGCTCCCCTGATCAACAGAAGAGCAATTAAAGCAGCTTATAATAATGCTAATGCAAAACAGATTCAGGCAGTGTATCACTATGAACAGACTGTTTTGGGAGCTTATATTGAGGTTGCGAATCAGTTGTCTAAAATCCATAATCTGGAAAGCAGCGTGAATATCAAAACAAAGGAAGTGAATGCTTTAACCAAGTCCATCGATATTTCCAACGATTTATTCAAATATGCCCGTGCTGATTACATGGAGGTTTTACTGACTCAAAGGGATGCCCTGGAATCAAGATTTGAGCTGGTAGAAAAGAAAGTGAACCAGCTTAAAGCAAGTGTTGCTGTATATAGAGCACTTGGTGGCGGCTGGGATCAGAAACCTTTGGATGTTCCGGATATTACCAAACAATAA
- a CDS encoding serine hydrolase domain-containing protein yields the protein MITIKKLFLTGVFSTLLSITATAQKKDTYTHKIDSIITASSPIQFNGVVLVAQKGKVQYLKTNGYRNFEKKIPLKADDQFEIMSNSKQITAVLILQAAEQGKLNLHTPIKKYLPSLTQTWADTVTIHHLLNHTHGITDKEKPSVFKAGSQFKYGNLSYMMLGEILKNTTGKSFTELANSLFKKLKMNYTFVYNTKNKQSPVPGYMNENNQFEIVKESFLNDNIVPAAGIISTVQDLAKWDQALFKGKLLSPEFQKQMLTPSTSSQHNVFGKESMGFGYNVRFIKEAGLDYYAVTGLGDGFTCLNVYFPSTDTTLIILENQMPENREYWSFKEAAIKNAVLKAITTQ from the coding sequence ATGATAACCATTAAAAAATTGTTTCTCACAGGTGTATTTTCTACCCTGTTATCTATCACAGCAACAGCTCAGAAAAAAGACACTTATACTCATAAAATTGACAGTATTATCACTGCTTCCAGCCCAATACAATTCAACGGAGTGGTTTTGGTAGCGCAAAAAGGAAAAGTACAATACTTGAAAACGAATGGCTACAGGAATTTTGAGAAAAAAATTCCGTTGAAAGCAGATGATCAGTTTGAAATTATGTCGAATTCTAAACAGATAACTGCTGTTTTGATTTTACAGGCCGCAGAACAGGGAAAACTGAACCTTCATACTCCTATCAAAAAATACCTTCCTTCTCTTACACAAACCTGGGCAGATACGGTTACGATACATCATCTCCTGAACCATACTCACGGTATCACAGATAAGGAAAAACCCTCAGTCTTTAAAGCAGGTTCCCAATTCAAATATGGCAACCTTTCCTATATGATGCTTGGGGAAATCCTAAAAAACACAACCGGAAAAAGCTTCACAGAACTTGCCAATTCCCTTTTCAAAAAATTGAAAATGAATTACACTTTTGTTTATAATACAAAGAATAAACAATCTCCTGTTCCCGGATATATGAACGAAAATAATCAGTTTGAAATAGTGAAAGAATCTTTTCTTAATGATAATATAGTTCCTGCTGCAGGAATTATTTCTACAGTTCAGGATCTTGCAAAATGGGATCAGGCATTGTTTAAAGGAAAACTTCTGTCTCCGGAGTTTCAAAAACAGATGCTGACACCTTCCACCAGCTCTCAGCATAATGTATTTGGAAAAGAAAGCATGGGATTTGGGTATAATGTAAGGTTTATCAAAGAAGCTGGTCTGGATTATTACGCAGTGACGGGGCTTGGTGATGGCTTTACCTGCCTGAATGTGTACTTCCCTTCCACAGATACCACTTTGATCATCCTTGAAAATCAAATGCCTGAAAACCGTGAATACTGGAGTTTTAAAGAAGCCGCAATAAAGAATGCAGTTCTAAAAGCAATTACGACCCAGTAA
- a CDS encoding ABC transporter ATP-binding protein, with the protein MPLQIINLTKKFGEQTALDNINISIDKNEIIGLLGPNGAGKSTLMKSIVGALKIDQGEIIFNGKNISDHEIESKKKIGFLPENNPLYLEMYVKEYLQFVANIHKISESRVDEVIELVGITPEKSKKIGQLSKGYKQRVGLAQAIIHQPDLLILDEPTNGLDPNQIIEIRNVVKEIGQQKTVLLSTHIMQEVEALCSRVILIHKGNILQDCPIDEFKGKFESLEDAFASYTA; encoded by the coding sequence ATGCCGCTTCAGATAATCAATTTAACCAAAAAATTTGGTGAGCAGACTGCCCTAGACAACATCAATATTTCTATTGATAAAAATGAGATCATCGGTCTTCTCGGCCCTAATGGTGCCGGAAAATCGACCCTGATGAAATCTATTGTCGGAGCACTGAAAATTGATCAGGGTGAAATTATTTTTAATGGAAAAAATATCTCAGACCATGAGATTGAAAGCAAAAAGAAAATAGGTTTTCTTCCTGAAAACAATCCTCTTTATCTGGAAATGTATGTAAAAGAATACCTTCAGTTTGTAGCCAATATTCATAAAATCTCTGAATCCAGAGTAGATGAGGTCATAGAACTGGTAGGTATTACTCCCGAAAAGTCTAAAAAAATCGGTCAGCTGTCTAAAGGATACAAGCAGCGTGTAGGATTGGCACAGGCTATCATTCATCAGCCTGATTTACTGATTCTGGATGAACCTACCAATGGTCTGGATCCAAACCAAATCATCGAAATCCGTAATGTGGTAAAAGAAATCGGACAGCAAAAGACGGTTTTATTATCCACTCACATCATGCAGGAAGTGGAAGCGCTTTGTTCAAGAGTAATTCTTATTCACAAAGGGAATATACTTCAGGACTGCCCTATTGATGAATTTAAAGGCAAATTTGAAAGCCTGGAAGATGCTTTTGCAAGCTATACCGCATAA
- a CDS encoding SPFH domain-containing protein, whose amino-acid sequence MELAFHGWMVPAVIALLCVFFYKFILRIFFGLIIVPQDKIGLVTKKFVLLGKQELPEGRIIATSGEAGFQAQTLAPGVYFGKWIWQYSIEFQSFTVIPTGKIGLLLAKDGIELETGRILARKVDCDSFQDAEAFLKNGGRKGRQTAIIAPGSYRINTLLFEIELTDMTQIPDNAVGIITTMEGSPLEEGQIAGKIISDHNKFQDVDTFLNNGGYKGLQEQVILAGTYFLNPWFTKVEMVKMTEIPIGHVGVIISYVGEDGKDLSGVDFKHGNIVEKGHKGVWAEPIGPGKYPINPYIMKVELVPTTNLVLNWAYERSESHQLDKNLSTITVRSKDGFPFNLDVSQIIHIPTYEAPKVIARFGNMINLVSQVLEPTIGNYFRNSAQDSDVIAFLGTRKERQQSAKDHISSVLEQYNVNAVDTLIGAIVPPESLMKTLTDRKLAEEQKITYETEMLAQETRQALEKETAVADMQKEIVKADQGVVIAERIADASVKKATGDANSVRLQANAEGDRLKLLATGEAEKTRLLAKAEAEKIELLAKASAEQISLTGNAEAEKILAIGKSNAESYKLSVEAMGGNNFTQLKIMENIASQNVRIMPEVLIGGSGDSANGGISGLLGLQLLEQVQKKNVETVAVTEEKADNNS is encoded by the coding sequence ATGGAATTAGCTTTTCATGGCTGGATGGTTCCGGCCGTAATTGCGCTTTTGTGCGTATTTTTTTACAAATTTATTTTAAGAATTTTCTTTGGATTAATCATTGTTCCCCAGGACAAAATTGGTTTGGTCACCAAAAAATTTGTGCTGCTTGGTAAACAGGAACTTCCGGAAGGAAGGATAATTGCAACCAGCGGAGAAGCAGGTTTTCAGGCTCAGACATTAGCTCCGGGAGTCTATTTTGGAAAATGGATATGGCAGTATTCTATAGAGTTCCAATCTTTTACAGTGATACCAACGGGTAAAATAGGGCTATTACTGGCAAAAGATGGGATAGAACTGGAAACAGGAAGAATTTTAGCCAGAAAAGTGGATTGTGATTCTTTTCAGGATGCCGAAGCTTTTTTAAAAAACGGAGGAAGAAAAGGCCGCCAGACCGCAATTATTGCGCCCGGATCTTATAGGATCAATACGTTACTGTTTGAAATAGAATTAACAGATATGACCCAAATTCCTGATAATGCAGTGGGAATTATCACCACAATGGAAGGAAGTCCTCTGGAAGAAGGTCAGATTGCCGGTAAAATTATCAGTGATCATAATAAATTTCAGGATGTTGATACCTTTTTAAACAATGGAGGATATAAAGGTCTTCAGGAGCAGGTAATCCTTGCCGGAACTTATTTCCTGAACCCTTGGTTCACAAAAGTAGAAATGGTAAAAATGACGGAAATCCCGATTGGCCATGTGGGCGTTATTATCAGCTATGTGGGAGAAGATGGAAAAGACTTGAGCGGTGTTGATTTTAAACATGGAAATATTGTAGAGAAAGGGCATAAAGGAGTTTGGGCTGAACCTATTGGTCCCGGAAAATATCCAATTAATCCTTATATTATGAAGGTTGAGCTTGTTCCAACCACCAATTTGGTATTGAATTGGGCATATGAAAGAAGCGAATCTCACCAACTAGACAAAAATCTTTCAACCATTACAGTAAGAAGTAAAGATGGTTTCCCTTTTAATCTGGATGTTTCACAAATTATTCATATTCCTACCTATGAAGCTCCAAAAGTGATTGCCCGCTTTGGAAATATGATCAATCTTGTGAGTCAGGTTTTAGAGCCAACCATTGGGAACTATTTCAGAAATTCAGCACAGGACAGTGATGTGATTGCATTCTTAGGAACCCGAAAAGAAAGACAGCAATCTGCCAAAGACCATATCAGCAGTGTTTTGGAACAATATAACGTGAACGCTGTTGATACCTTGATTGGTGCCATTGTTCCGCCGGAAAGTTTAATGAAAACCTTAACAGACAGAAAACTGGCAGAAGAACAGAAAATCACGTACGAAACTGAAATGCTGGCTCAGGAGACACGCCAGGCTCTGGAAAAAGAAACAGCTGTTGCTGATATGCAGAAAGAAATTGTAAAAGCAGATCAAGGGGTTGTAATTGCAGAAAGAATAGCAGATGCATCTGTGAAAAAAGCAACCGGAGACGCTAATTCTGTAAGACTACAGGCGAATGCAGAAGGGGACAGATTGAAGCTGCTTGCAACCGGAGAAGCCGAAAAAACAAGACTTTTGGCAAAAGCTGAAGCAGAAAAAATAGAATTGCTGGCAAAGGCAAGCGCTGAACAGATTTCATTAACCGGTAATGCAGAAGCAGAAAAAATTCTGGCTATCGGTAAATCTAATGCAGAATCTTACAAATTGTCTGTAGAAGCAATGGGCGGCAATAATTTTACTCAATTAAAAATCATGGAAAACATAGCCAGCCAAAACGTAAGAATAATGCCTGAAGTATTAATCGGAGGAAGCGGGGATTCTGCGAATGGAGGTATCAGCGGACTTTTGGGACTTCAGCTGTTGGAGCAGGTTCAGAAGAAAAATGTTGAAACGGTTGCTGTAACAGAAGAAAAAGCAGATAACAATTCTTAA